The following proteins are encoded in a genomic region of Streptomyces lunaelactis:
- the whiG gene encoding RNA polymerase sigma factor WhiG: MPQQHTSGSDRAAVPPAARGTVRPPAPSSLDELWRSYKATGDERLREQLILHYSPLVKYVAGRVSVGLPSNVEQADFVSSGVFGLIDAIEKFDIERSIKFETYAITRIRGAMIDELRALDWIPRSVRQKARAVERAYATLEAQLRRTPSECEVASEMGIGVEELHAVFSQLSLANVVALEELLHVGGEGGDRLSLMDTLEDTAADNPVEVAEDRELRRLLARAINTLPEREKTVVTLYYYEGLTLAEIGNVLGVTESRVSQIHTKSVLQLRAKLADVGR; encoded by the coding sequence ATGCCCCAGCAGCACACCTCCGGGTCTGACCGCGCGGCAGTGCCACCCGCTGCCCGTGGCACCGTGCGGCCCCCCGCTCCCTCGTCGCTCGACGAGTTGTGGCGGTCGTACAAGGCCACGGGTGACGAGCGGCTGCGGGAGCAGTTGATCCTGCACTACTCGCCACTGGTGAAGTACGTCGCGGGCCGGGTGAGTGTGGGGCTGCCCTCCAATGTCGAGCAGGCGGACTTCGTCTCCTCCGGAGTCTTCGGACTCATCGACGCCATCGAGAAGTTCGACATCGAGCGGTCCATCAAGTTCGAGACGTACGCGATCACCCGCATCCGCGGTGCGATGATCGACGAGCTGCGCGCCCTGGACTGGATCCCACGCTCCGTGCGGCAGAAGGCCCGGGCCGTGGAGCGCGCCTACGCCACGCTCGAGGCGCAGCTGAGACGTACGCCCTCCGAGTGCGAGGTCGCCTCCGAGATGGGGATCGGCGTTGAGGAACTGCACGCGGTTTTCAGCCAGTTGTCGCTGGCGAACGTCGTCGCGCTGGAGGAGCTGCTGCACGTCGGCGGCGAGGGCGGCGACCGGCTCAGCCTGATGGACACCCTTGAGGACACCGCCGCCGACAACCCGGTCGAGGTGGCCGAGGACCGCGAGCTGAGGCGGTTGCTCGCCCGCGCCATCAACACCCTTCCCGAGCGCGAGAAGACCGTCGTCACCCTCTACTACTACGAGGGCCTCACGCTCGCCGAGATCGGCAATGTTCTCGGCGTGACGGAGAGCAGAGTCAGCCAGATCCACACAAAGTCGGTGCTGCAGCTGCGGGCGAAGCTGGCCGACGTCGGGCGGTGA
- a CDS encoding DUF4158 domain-containing protein, with translation MTSIERTAYPRFKRLITAHELHLFFSPTREEAAWAAERMDADGHQLALLLALKSYQRMGRFPKPDEYPEMVVDFVRRAVELPEGTMSLWATGRTAERQRTEVRRRVGATYDQARARRIAEESIRKEAAAKNRPADLINIALEKVVEAGRSCRRSPPSTRWPRRSAAR, from the coding sequence TTGACCTCGATCGAGCGGACCGCGTATCCGCGGTTCAAGCGGCTGATCACCGCGCATGAGCTGCATCTGTTCTTCTCGCCGACGCGGGAGGAGGCGGCGTGGGCCGCTGAGCGGATGGACGCTGATGGCCATCAGCTCGCGCTGCTGCTGGCGCTGAAGTCGTATCAGCGGATGGGGCGGTTCCCGAAGCCGGACGAGTACCCGGAAATGGTGGTCGACTTCGTCCGCCGTGCGGTGGAGCTGCCGGAGGGCACCATGTCGTTGTGGGCGACGGGCCGGACCGCCGAGCGGCAGCGTACGGAGGTGCGCCGCCGGGTGGGCGCGACGTACGACCAGGCTCGGGCCCGCCGGATCGCCGAGGAGTCGATCCGCAAGGAGGCCGCAGCGAAGAACCGCCCGGCCGACCTGATCAACATCGCGCTGGAGAAAGTGGTGGAGGCCGGGCGGAGCTGCCGGCGTTCTCCACCTTCGACGCGATGGCCTCGAAGATCCGCGGCGAGGTGA
- a CDS encoding TetR/AcrR family transcriptional regulator, translating into MAEHRTMQRASLLDAARSLLSEGGTEALTFPALAERTGLARSSVYEYFRSRAAVVEELCAVDFPVWAAEVEVAMQQADTAEGKVEAYVRQQLQLVGDRRHRAVVAISASELDAGAREKIRAAHGGLIAMIVEALGELGQDEPRLAAMLLQGVVDAAVRRIELGAAEDPAVIADAAVAMALRGVRG; encoded by the coding sequence GTGGCCGAGCACCGGACGATGCAGCGCGCCTCCCTGCTGGACGCCGCACGGTCCCTTCTGTCCGAAGGCGGTACGGAGGCGCTGACCTTCCCCGCTCTCGCCGAGCGCACGGGACTGGCCAGGTCCTCCGTCTACGAGTACTTCCGCTCGCGCGCCGCCGTCGTCGAAGAGCTCTGCGCGGTCGACTTTCCCGTCTGGGCGGCGGAGGTCGAGGTCGCGATGCAGCAGGCGGACACGGCCGAGGGCAAGGTCGAGGCCTATGTACGCCAGCAACTGCAGCTGGTCGGGGACCGACGCCACCGCGCGGTTGTAGCCATCTCGGCAAGCGAGCTGGATGCCGGCGCGCGGGAGAAGATCCGTGCCGCGCACGGCGGGCTGATCGCGATGATCGTCGAGGCGCTCGGAGAGCTGGGCCAGGACGAGCCCCGGCTGGCCGCGATGCTGCTGCAGGGCGTCGTGGACGCGGCGGTACGCCGTATCGAGCTCGGCGCGGCCGAGGATCCGGCGGTGATCGCCGACGCGGCGGTGGCGATGGCCCTGCGAGGCGTACGGGGCTGA
- a CDS encoding GNAT family N-acetyltransferase has translation MTLFVVWKIANKQQDARAMEAFTCAVKHPPRNRAFSWELEVQKYFHKAVWADTNESSHLGQRFRIADDGEGIAAAYTHARLADQPEFTPPAGEQTRLLVMLGIAVRHRHQGGKFADEVLLDALYDILDSEPDSARVNVLAKVHMHNIPSQKMLARAGFQHNTAGTPTKPLAWWGLTLER, from the coding sequence GTGACCCTTTTTGTCGTCTGGAAGATCGCGAACAAGCAGCAGGACGCCCGGGCTATGGAGGCCTTCACATGCGCCGTGAAACACCCTCCAAGGAACCGGGCGTTCTCCTGGGAGCTGGAAGTCCAGAAGTACTTCCACAAGGCAGTCTGGGCCGACACGAATGAGTCCAGCCACCTTGGCCAGCGCTTCCGGATCGCCGACGACGGTGAAGGCATAGCCGCCGCCTATACCCACGCACGGCTCGCAGACCAGCCCGAGTTCACCCCGCCGGCCGGAGAGCAGACCAGGCTCCTCGTCATGCTCGGCATCGCGGTCCGTCACCGGCACCAAGGCGGCAAGTTCGCCGACGAAGTCCTCCTGGATGCTCTCTACGACATCTTGGACTCTGAACCGGACAGCGCGAGGGTTAACGTCCTGGCCAAGGTTCACATGCACAACATCCCGAGCCAGAAGATGCTGGCGAGAGCGGGATTCCAGCACAACACAGCGGGAACTCCCACCAAGCCCCTCGCCTGGTGGGGTCTGACTCTGGAACGCTGA
- a CDS encoding DUF2971 domain-containing protein — protein sequence MAESIMIPPDGLQKLRSDWFKDFRQRNPAPSRLKRAYHYTDQAGLQGIMSSGNIRAADVEFLNDAQELIYARDNLLSILRVEEQNITLRDQQANGKLRLDRHANIIKELRLREQRRARRKVHMKAPDETGLLPVLSDIIADLQRVGGPSESSPCHIYVCCFCGNGDLLSQWRGYGGVGGYAIGFRPDMLESLSNREDGEFDWIRYGFDLACYGDHRLLPRSLHPGITLMQDYLKALTMVKDPSFEEEQEWRLMIPREVIGDDVEFRPGPVGVTPYIPLKFTPDAVDEVIVGPGRHPMERMNGTRQLLDRFGAKKAKVTPSASSLRL from the coding sequence ATGGCCGAATCCATCATGATCCCGCCCGACGGGCTCCAGAAACTCAGGTCTGATTGGTTCAAAGATTTCCGTCAACGGAATCCTGCCCCGTCGAGACTCAAACGGGCTTACCACTACACAGACCAGGCCGGACTGCAGGGAATCATGTCATCGGGCAACATCCGGGCCGCTGACGTTGAATTTCTAAACGACGCCCAAGAGCTAATATACGCTCGCGACAATCTATTGAGCATCCTTCGGGTGGAAGAGCAAAACATTACCCTTCGCGATCAGCAAGCAAATGGGAAGCTGAGACTCGACCGGCACGCAAACATCATCAAGGAACTCCGCCTGCGAGAACAGCGGCGAGCGCGTCGCAAAGTTCACATGAAGGCACCGGACGAGACGGGTCTCCTGCCGGTGCTCAGCGACATCATTGCGGACCTTCAGAGAGTTGGCGGACCGTCCGAGTCTTCGCCCTGCCATATATACGTCTGCTGTTTTTGCGGCAATGGAGATCTACTCAGCCAGTGGCGTGGTTACGGTGGAGTAGGGGGCTATGCAATCGGATTCAGGCCCGACATGTTGGAATCCTTGTCAAATCGCGAGGATGGGGAGTTCGACTGGATCCGTTACGGATTTGATCTAGCTTGTTACGGGGATCATCGATTGCTTCCGAGATCACTACATCCAGGCATTACCTTGATGCAGGATTACCTGAAAGCACTGACCATGGTCAAGGATCCTTCGTTCGAGGAGGAGCAAGAATGGCGTCTCATGATCCCAAGGGAAGTAATTGGCGATGACGTAGAGTTTCGACCGGGCCCCGTCGGAGTCACGCCGTATATCCCATTGAAATTCACACCTGATGCAGTGGATGAAGTCATCGTGGGCCCTGGGCGCCACCCCATGGAACGCATGAATGGTACTCGCCAACTTCTCGACCGCTTTGGAGCGAAGAAAGCGAAGGTCACACCGTCGGCTTCGTCACTCAGACTCTAG
- a CDS encoding sigma factor-like helix-turn-helix DNA-binding protein, which yields MRTNPSFRDVVYVAAYTRRTDLDDVARVLESLFGQWERVARMSNPLGYAVAAARNRAVDVLRRQREIPTDSELLIPLVEQQDHGTAVGDSDVLEDVLSAVKAMRGQMGRVLLMSLAGLGHGEIAERLGVTQSTVRLLLHRGWRQLMASDEVR from the coding sequence TTGAGGACGAACCCGTCATTCCGTGATGTTGTCTACGTCGCGGCGTATACGCGCCGCACCGACCTGGACGACGTCGCTCGCGTTCTGGAGTCGCTCTTCGGACAGTGGGAGCGGGTGGCGAGAATGTCCAACCCGCTGGGCTATGCAGTGGCTGCCGCGCGGAACCGGGCGGTCGACGTGCTGCGACGGCAACGGGAGATTCCCACCGACAGTGAACTCCTCATCCCGCTCGTTGAACAGCAAGATCATGGAACGGCGGTTGGTGACTCCGATGTTCTGGAGGACGTGCTTTCCGCGGTGAAGGCGATGCGCGGGCAGATGGGACGGGTGCTTCTCATGAGCCTCGCTGGCCTGGGCCATGGGGAGATCGCCGAGCGCCTGGGAGTCACGCAGAGCACGGTCAGACTGTTGCTGCATCGCGGCTGGCGGCAGCTCATGGCCTCCGATGAGGTCCGCTGA